The genomic stretch CGTTCCTCGTCCTCATGCCGGTGATCGGGCTTTCCCTCTTCTACCTGAACGAGATCCTGGAAGACGTCGTCAGCATCACCCAGATCGATGCGCGCATCGCCGACTCGGCGCGCTCCCTCCGGGAGAACCTGGACGCGGCTGCCGGAACCGAGATTGCCTTCGTGCTCTTCCGGGCGAGCCCCTACCTCGAAGAGAACCGCCGCTCCATGGACGCGATCCGGCGCACCACCCTGGACGGTCTCGCCCATCTCGGGGCCCCCGACGCCGGCTTCGAGCGGATCGCTTCGCTGGTCGACCAGTACGATCTGACGATGACGCGGCTGGCGGACCTCTACGCCGCCCCTTCCGAGTCCCCGCAGGCCCTGGAGGAGGTCGACCGCGCCCTCTTCCGCCTCCAGGCGCGCCTGCGCTCGCTGCGGGCGCAGGCGGAGGGCGAGCGGGATCCCGCCGCCCGGCGCCGCCTGTTCGAGCGGATGCGCCAGGCGGCCGATTCCATCTCCGAGGAGCTGCTCGAGGGAGCCCGCGAGGAAAACCCCGACCGCGCCCGGATTCTGGACGAGGTCGCCGGAATTCGGGGACGCATCGACGCCATCGCGGAGAAGATCGAGGACCGCGCGCTGGCGCACGCCGAGGTCCACCGGCGCCACGTGATGAGCCTGAGCAACCGGGCCCAGCGGAACCTGCTGACGACGATCGTCCTCACGGGACTGGTGGGGATCTCCCTCGTCCTGTTCCTCCCGGCCCGCGTGGTCCGCTCCCTGAGGCGCGTCACGCACGTGTTGCAGCAGGCGGAGCGCGGCGATCTGGACGTGGCC from Candidatus Polarisedimenticolia bacterium encodes the following:
- a CDS encoding HAMP domain-containing protein, which codes for MPVIGLSLFYLNEILEDVVSITQIDARIADSARSLRENLDAAAGTEIAFVLFRASPYLEENRRSMDAIRRTTLDGLAHLGAPDAGFERIASLVDQYDLTMTRLADLYAAPSESPQALEEVDRALFRLQARLRSLRAQAEGERDPAARRRLFERMRQAADSISEELLEGAREENPDRARILDEVAGIRGRIDAIAEKIEDRALAHAEVHRRHVMSLSNRAQRNLLTTIVLTGLVGISLVLFLPARVVRSLRRVTHVLQQAERGDLDVAALPAGSDEVGKLAGHLNRLLRQVRTFDALKTDRMLRAERRLQTLGDGLEEGIVVVDGELRPIFASGPARRLLDVRPEGADDARIAGILAEEGCAAALRQALESASAPEDLVVSVDVGTAAPRRLRIRAEPVPEAGGKAREILLLLSRA